One region of Culex pipiens pallens isolate TS chromosome 2, TS_CPP_V2, whole genome shotgun sequence genomic DNA includes:
- the LOC120417947 gene encoding uncharacterized protein LOC120417947: MAKKSSKELRELYEECSRHVENLRYHKQELLGVSELFVVNILSSCLDRETREQWEATVKKGELPKRSGTGAPEVNDENEQQATSCFSSGALKSPQQVLLQTSIINVADKAGRFHPCRTLLDSGSQAHILSEAMARTLGLTFEKCNMTVIGANAVKTQAKKGVNLTFSSRYCQFQDNISCLISDKPTGRIPSARIETAAWHIPSDVFLADPKFSEPHEIDLVMASNYVWDLLRTDRVKLANGTVTLRETDLGWIVTGVYDPFQQLSCQVVHSNITLKDQLNNAIEKFWLVEEFADKQLQTNEEQEVEEHFRGTHGRDESGRFVVQLPFKDTVLELGDNRVQALRRFNLLECRLSRNPELREQYTAFVEEYEALGHCKEIYEQQDPPEVRKYYLPHHAVRVVFDASAKAGKYSLNDVLKVGPTVQNDLFSIVLRFRRHPVAFTADVVKMYRQDPNERLRVLELNTVTYGTASAPFLATRCLVEQAESAKGRFPAAAKIVIEDMYVDDMLSGASNEKEAVKLVLEVKKIMEEGGFPVKKWCSNSEQVLKCVPEEDREKPKPIEEYSANEAIKALGVLWDPHEDEFRFVNLFDPLSFVAPVIVLAKAFMQKLWASKMDWATELNEELLCEWFEIRESLTALNDIRVPRCVVVPNTVLHELHGFADASTVAYGANVYLRCVRGNGSAEANLLCAKSRVAPLRKLSVPNLELCAALLLARLAVKVIETLDLELSVIELYSDSQIVLAWLKKDPNLLETFVRNRIIQILNLTGKFRWNYVRSADNPADIVSRGMSPKLLSRCPKWWKGLLPLTSAAYVPEEPPELEDDELPGLVAIVYKVTVVEEMLVFKRFGEFRKLQRVICYVRRFVQNCRNKKSGQPRTTCAYVTVPETRAALKSIIWSIQMAALPDEFYLAKTEQASSQLASLAPIVDEDGLLRVGGRLEHSSLPYEAKHPVILPRHHVTTLLVRALHVENLHVGPSGLLAIVRQQYWPLKARNVVRDVTRKCLQCFKANPRRIEQFMGQLPAERVNVAAPFEYTGVDYAGPVTVKQGKYRPKLTKAYIAVFVCLVTKNIHLELVSDLTTEAFLAALDRFVNRRGMVRKIFSDNATNFVGASRSLREMHELFKQDFLKRGIQDLLVPKAIELSFIPPRAPNFGGLWEAGVESVKTHLKRTLQNAVLTFEEFATILTHVEAVLNSRPLFSLSDSPGDPLPITPAHLQLGRPLRPVAKPSRSGVADNRLNRWEYLDKLRECFWGRWSREYLTSLQNRAKWTKKSHNLQSGMLFLLVEDNLPSQTWKVGIIVETYPGIDALVRVVDVKTGSGAVFKRSVSKLAPLPTVDNDRLLERFGTSE, from the exons ATGGCGAAGAAGTCGTCAAAGGAGCTGCGAGAGCTGTACGAGGAGTGTTCGAGACACGTTGAGAACTTACGGTACCACAAGCAGGAGCTGCTGGGTGTATCGGAGTTATTCGTCGTCAACATTCTGTCGTCTTGCTTGGATCGTGAGACTCGTGAGCAGTGGGAAGCTACCGTCAAGAAGGGTGAACTCCCGAA GCGGAGTGGCACGGGTGCGCCGGAAGTGAACGACGAGAACGAGCAGCAAGCAACGTCGTGTTTCAGCAGCGGAGCGCTGAAGTCACCGCAGCAGGTTCTGCTGCAGACATCCATCATCAACGTGGCGGACAAGGCCGGCAGGTTCCATCCGTGCCGCACGTTATTGGATTCTGGTTCCCAGGCGCACATTTTGTCGGAGGCGATGGCTCGAACCCTCGGCCTTACCTTCGAAAAGTGCAACATGACGGTCATTGGAGCCAACGCAGTGAAGACGCAAGCAAAGAAGGGAGTCAACCTTACCTTCTCGTCGAGGTACTGTCAGTTCCAAGACAACATCTCGTGCCTGATTTCGGACAAGCCCACGGGACGGATCCCGTCGGCAAGAATCGAGACAGCTGCTTGGCACATCCCGAGCGACGTGTTCCTGGCAGACCCGAAGTTCAGCGAGCCGCACGAGATCGACCTGGTCATGGCGTCGAACTACGTGTGGGACTTGCTGCGAACggatcgagtgaaactggcgaACGGTACCGTGACTCTGCGTGAAACTGATCTGGGCTGGATCGTGACCGGCGTGTACGACCCGTTCCAGCAGCTGAGTTGCCAAGTCGTCCACTCGAACATCACGCTGAAGGATCAGCTGAACAACGCCATCGAGAAGTTCTGGCTGGTCGAAGAATTTGCAGACAAGCAACTGCAAACCAACGAAGAACAGGAAGTGGAAGAGCACTTTCGCGGCACCCACGGCCGTGACGAAAGTGGCCGCTTCGTCGTCCAGTTGCCATTCAAGGACACGGTTCTTGAGCTGGGAGACAACCGAGTCCAGGCGTTGAGGAGATTCAACCTGCTGGAGTGCCGTCTGTCGCGCAACCCGGAACTCCGAGAACAGTACACGGCGTTCGTCGAAGAGTACGAGGCGCTGGGACACTGCAAGGAGATTTATGAGCAACAAGATCCACCAGAAGTTCGTAAGTACTACCTGCCGCACCACGCTGTGCGGGTGGTTTTCGACGCCAGCGCCAAGGCCGGCAAGTACTCCCTGAACGATGTGCTGAAGGTGGGACCGACCGTCCAGAACGACCTGTTCTCCATCGTTCTCCGGTTCCGTCGTCATCCGGTCGCATTCACCGCCGACGTGGTGAAGATGTATCGGCAG GACCCGAACGAGCGCTTGCGAGTGCTTGAGCTGAACACCGTGACCTACGGAACGGCGAGCGCCCCGTTCCTCGCGACGCGGTGTCTGGTGGAGCAGGCGGAGTCGGCGAAAGGCCGGTTCCCAGCAGCCGCCAAGATCGTGATCGAGGACATGTATGTCGACGACATGCTGTCCGGCGCCAGCAACGAGAAGGAAGCAGTGAAACTTGTGCTGGAAGTGAAGAAGATCATGGAAGAGGGAGGTTTCCCAGTGAAAAAGTGGTGCTCTAACTCAGAGCAAGTGTTGAAGTGTGTGCCTGAAGAAGATCGGGAGAAGCCGAAACCGATCGAAGAGTACAGTGCGAACGAAGCCATCAAGGCTCTGGGTGTCCTGTGGGACCCACACGAGGATGAGTTTCGTTTTGTGAACT TGTTTGACCCACTGAGCTTCGTAGCCCCAGTCATCGTGCTGGCCAAAGCGTTCATGCAGAAGTTGTGGGCCAGCAAGATGGACTGGGCTACCGAACTAAACGAAGAGCTTCTGTGTGAGTGGTTCGAGATTCGAGAGTCTCTAACAGCGCTGAACGATATTCGTGTGCCGCGATGCGTCGTGGTGCCCAACACGGTTCTGCACGAGCTGCACGGGTTCGCTGACGCGTCGACCGTTGCCTACGGGGCCAACGTCTACCTGCGGTGTGTCCGCGGGAATGGGTCGGCCGAGGCCAACCTGTTGTGCGCGAAATCCCGAGTGGCTCCGCTGAGGAAGCTGTCCGTGCCGAACCTGGAGCTGTGTGCAGCGCTGTTGCTTGCGCGGCTCGCCGTGAAGGTCATCGAAACACTGGATCTGGAGCTGTCCGTCATCGAGCTGTATTCGGACAGCCAGATTGTGCTCGCATGGCTGAAGAAAGATCCGAATCTCCTGGAGACCTTCGTGCGCAACCGCATCATCCAAATCCTCAACCTCACAGGTAAGTTCCGATGGAATTACGTGAGGTCAGCCGACAATCCGGCAGACATCGTCTCTCGAGGGATGAGTCCCAAACTCTTGAGTCGGTGTCCGAAGTGGTGGAAGGGGCTTCTACCGCTGACGAGCGCTGCCTACGTTCCTGAAGAACCCCCCGAACTCGAGGACGACGAGCTGCCAGGGCTGGTAGCCATCGTCTACAAAGTCACCGTCGTCGAGGAGATGCTGGTGTTCAAACGGTTCGGCGAGTTTCGGAAACTCCAGCGCGTGATCTGCTACGTGCGCAGATTCGTCCAGAACTGCAGGAACAAGAAGTCTGGACAACCAAGGACAACGTGCGCCTACGTGACAGTTCCTGAAACGAGAGCGGCGTTAAAGTCCATCATCTGGTCGATTCAAATGGCAGCCTTACCAGATGAGTTTTATTTAGCGAAGACCGAACAAGCATCCAGCCAGCTCGCGAGCCTGGCACCAATCGTTGACGAGGACGGTCTGCTGAGAGTCGGCGGACGTCTGGAACATTCGAGCCTCCCGTACGAGGCCAAGCATCCCGTGATCCTGCCTCGTCATCACGTGACTACGTTGCTGGTCCGAGCGCTGCATGTGGAGAACCTGCATGTCGGCCCCTCCGGACTCCTGGCCATCGTTCGACAGCAGTACTGGCCGCTGAAGGCGCGCAACGTAGTGCGCGACGTGACCCGCAAGTGCCTGCAGTGCTTCAAGGCCAACCCACGCAGGATTGAACAGTTCATGGGACAGCTTCCGGCGGAACGAGTGAACGTTGCCGCCCCCTTCGAGTACACCGGCGTGGACTACGCTGGACCTGTAACGGTGAAACAAGGCAAGTACAGACCCAAACTTACCAAAGCCTACATCGCCGTGTTCGTTTGTCTGGTCACCAAGAACATCCACCTGGAATTGGTGTCAGACTTGACAACCGAGGCCTTCTTGGCCGCCCTGGATCGCTTCGTCAACCGACGAGGCATGGTGCGCAAGATCTTTTCCGACAACGCGACGAATTTCGTCGGGGCGTCACGATCTTTGCGCGAAATGCACGAGCTCTTCAAGCAGGACTTCCTAAAGCGCGGAATCCAGGATTTGCTCGTGCCCAAAGCCATCGAGTTGAGCTTCATCCCGCCCAGGGCTCCCAACTTCGGCGGATTGTGGGAGGCGGGCGTGGAGAGCGTCAAGACACACCTGAAAAGAACGCTGCAGAACGCGGTGCTTACCTTCGAAGAATTTGCTACCATCTTGACGCACGTTGAAGCGGTCTTGAACTCTCGGCCGCTCTTCAGCTTGTCGGACAGCCCCGGAGATCCTCTTCCGATAACTCCGGCGCATCTTCAACTCGGCAGGCCGCTGCGTCCTGTCGCCAAGCCCTCCCGTAGCGGTGTCGCGGACAACCGTCTGAACCGCTGGGAGTACCTGGACAAGCTTCGTGAGTGCTTCTGGGGCCGCTGGTCCAGAGAGTACTTAACGAGTCTGCAGAATCGTGCGAAGTGGACCAAGAAATCACACAACCTGCAGTCCGGAATGCTGTTCCTTCTCGTCGAAGACAACCTCCCGTCGCAGACCTGGAAGGTCGGCATCATCGTCGAGACTTACCCCGGAATTGACGCGCTGGTGCGTGTCGTGGACGTGAAGACCGGTTCTGGAGCGGTCTTCAAACGGTCGGTTTCCAAACTGGCACCCTTGCCGACCGTGGACAACGACCGTCTTCTGGAGCGTTTCGGTACTTCGGAGTAG
- the LOC120417948 gene encoding uncharacterized protein LOC120417948: MDPERLKSLTNKRDVILAKVKWELSVAQAIKTRNPSLGEVTERRDKLTDLSRCFEGIQTEIEESTPNLEEVVTVFNHRILFEEAYFQIKDLYTEYLDQHVEEPEARSENLQDNDLRDAVRALLESQQQMLLAQCQKPTPQSLALAIDIPKFTGERKHWRSFKDLFECTIHNRTDLRDSVKMQYLFSYLDGKAKEKVDSFSINEDNYREAWDALVTFYDKKKYTVFALVREFVDQQQVTSSKGLKKLMATSDDVVRQLKALGREYESRDPWFIHLLLEKLDR, translated from the exons ATGGATCCAGAGCGGTTGAAGTCCCTCACCAACAAGCGAGACGTCATCCTCGCGAAGGTGAAGTGGGAATTGTCCGTCGCGCAAGCCATCAAAACCCGCAATCCGTCCCTCGGTGAAGTGACGGAACGGCGGGACAAGTTGACCGATCTCTCTCGGTGTTTTGAAGGTATTCAGACCGAGATCGAGGAGTCCACGCCGAACCTGGAGGAGGTGGTCACGGTGTTCAACCACCGAATCCTGTTCGAGGAGGCGTACTTCCAGATCAAGGACCTTTACACGGAATACTTGGACCAACATGTGGAGGAGCCAGAAGCCAGATCGGAAAACCTGCAGGACAACGATTTGCGGGACGCCGTCAGGGCGCTCCTGGAATCGCAGCAACAGATGCTTCTCGCACAGTGCCAGAAACCGACTCCGCAATCGTTGGCGCTAGCG ATCGACATCCCAAAGTTCACCGGGGAGCGTAAACATTGGCGCTCATTCAAGGACCTCTTCGAGTGCACGATCCACAACCGGACCGACCTGCGGGATTCGGTTAAGATGCAGTACTTGTTTTCATACCTGGATGGGAAAGCGAAGGAGAAGGTTGACTCGTTTTCGATTAACGAGGACAACTACCGCGAAGCGTGGGATGCACTCGTGACGTTTTACGACAAGAAGAAATACACGGTGTTTGCCCTCGTCCGGGAGTTTGTTGACCAGCAACAAGTCACGAGCTCGAAAGGGTTGAAAAAACTCATGGCAACATCCGATGACGTCGTTCGCCAGCTGAAGGCACTGGGAAGGGAGTACGAGTCACGAGACCCGTGGTTCATTCATTTGCTGCTTGAGAAGCTGGACCGATAG